A stretch of Lactuca sativa cultivar Salinas chromosome 6, Lsat_Salinas_v11, whole genome shotgun sequence DNA encodes these proteins:
- the LOC111904210 gene encoding uncharacterized protein LOC111904210 translates to MDSTKHIEFLKAFDSDDDVEFVDTFFNVVQHIHDEESSNAARTRAVVNRDRQAAHDLLVRDYFADNCLYNDDSFERRFRLNKAIFLRISNALESRYDFFKRKPDARGRMSFSSIQKCAAALRYLGYGIAFDAADEYLKVSERTAVECVDWFSACVYEVFHEEYLRKPTQRDIERLYSAHEERHGFPGILGSLDCTHVAWEKCPTAWRGQFTRGDIAGSNNDLNVLGHSPLFNDILTGKAPDLTFTVNGHAYKYNYCLGDGIYPNYSTLTKAYSVPRSGKAMFFTKKQESARKDMERAFGVLKQS, encoded by the exons ATGGATTCCACaaaacatattgaatttctaaaaGCTTTTGACTCGGATGACGACGTAGAATTTGTCGACACATTCTTCAACGTTGTGCAACACATTCATGACGAAGAAAGTTCGAATGCAGCTCGTACAAGGGCGGTCGTCAATCGTGATCGCCAAGCCGCACATGACTTATTGGTACGTGATTACTTTGCCGATAATTGTCTTTATAATGACGACTCCTTCGAACGTCGTTTCCGTTTGAATAAGGCTATATTTTTACGTATTAGTAATGCCTTAGAATCTCGTTATGATTTTTTCAAACGAAAACCCGACGCTAGAGGAAGAATGAGTTTTAGTAGTATACAAAAATGTGCGGCTGCTCTTAGGTATTTGGGATACGGTATAGCATTCGATGCAGCTGACGAATACTTGAAAGTATCTGAGAGGACCGCAGTTGAATGTGTAGATTGGTTTTCTGCATGTGTTTATGAGGTTTTTCACGAAGAATATTTGCGCAAACCTACTCAACGTGATATTGAGAGATTATATTCGGCTCATGAAGAGAGACATGGATTTCCGGGTATCCTTGGCAGTCTAGATTGTACACATGTGGCTTGGGAAAAATGTCCAACTGCATGGCGTGGTCAGTTCACTCGAGGAGATATAG CGGGGTCTAACAACGATCTTAATGTTCTTGGTCATTCTCCACTTTTCAACGATATTTTGACCGGCAAAGCACCTGATTTGACGTTCACGGTGAACGGGCACGCGTACAAATACAATTACTGCCTTGGTGATGGGATATACCCGAATTATTCTACATTGACGAAGGCATACTCGGTTCCTCGAAGTGGAAAGGCAatgttttttacaaaaaaacagGAATCGGCGAGAAAGGATATGGAGAGGGCATTTGGAGTCCTTAAGCAGTCATGA